A single region of the Pan troglodytes isolate AG18354 chromosome 22, NHGRI_mPanTro3-v2.0_pri, whole genome shotgun sequence genome encodes:
- the TIAM1 gene encoding rho guanine nucleotide exchange factor TIAM1 isoform X4 has translation MMSALWKIKRKPRIENNDKSGDSMYRTFHLSTEQVAAFCRSLHEMNPSDQSPSPQDSTGPQLATMRQLSDADKLRKVICELLETERTYVKDLNCLMERYLKPLQKETFLTQDELDVLFGNLTEMVEFQVEFLKTLEDGVRLVPDLEKLEKVDQFKKVLFSLGGSFLYYADRFKLYSAFCASHTKVPKVLVKAKTDTAFKAFLDAQNPKQQHSSTLESYLIKPIQRILKYPLLLRELFALTDVESEEHYHLDVAIKTMNKVASHINEMQKIHEEFGAVFDQLIAEQTGEKKEVADLSMGDLLLHTTVIWLNPPASLGKWKKEPELAAFVFKTAVVLVYKDGSKQKKKLVGSHRLSIYEDWDPFRFRHMIPTEALQVRALASADAEANAVCEIVHVKSESEGRPERVFHLCCSSPESRKDFLKAVHSILRDKHRRQLLKTESLPSSQQYVPFGGKRLCALKGARPAMSRAVSAPSKSLGRRRRRLARNRFTIDSDAVSASSLEKESQQPPGGGDTDRWVEEQFDLAQYEEQDDIKETDILSDDDEFCESVKGASVDRDLQERLQATSISQRERGRKTLDSHASRMAQLKKQAALSGINGGLESASEEVIWVRREDFAPSRKLNTEI, from the exons ATGATGTCTGCACTGTGGAAAATAAAGCGCAAGCCCAGGATTGAAAACAATGACAAGTCCGGTGACTCTATGTATCGAACATTTCATCTG AGTACAGAACAGGTGGCCGCATTTTGCCGCAGTTTGCATGAGATGAACCCCTCTGACCAGAGCCCATCTCCTCAGGACTCCACGGGGCCTCAGCTGGCGACCATGAGACAACTCTCGGATGCAGATAAGCTGCGCAAGGTGATCTGCGAGCTCCTGGAGACGGAGCGCACCTACGTGAag GATTTAAACTGTCTTATGGAGAGATACCTAAAGCCTCTTCAAAAAGAAACTTTTCTCACCCAGGATGAG CTTGACGTGCTTTTTGGAAATTTAACGGAAATGGTAGAGTTTCAAGTAGAATTCCTTAAAACTCTAGAAGATGGAGTGAGACTGGTACCTGATTTGGAAAAGCTTGAGAAGGTTGATCAATTTAAG AAAGTGCTGTTCTCTCTGGGGGGATCATTCCTGTATTACGCTGACCGCTTCAAGCTCTACAGTGCCTTCTGCGCCAGCCACACAAAAGTTCCCAAGGTCCTGGTGAAAG CCAAGACAGACACGGCTTTCAAGGCGTTCTTGGATGCCCAGAACCCGAAGCAGCAGCACTCATCCACGCTGGAGTCGTACCTCATCAAGCCCATCCAGAGGATCCTCAAGTACCCACTTCTGCTCAGGGAGCTGTTCGCCCTGACCGATGTGGAGAGCGAGGAGCACTACCACCTGGACG TGGCCATCAAGACCATGAACAAGGTTGCCAGTCACATCAATGAGATGCAGAAAATCCATGAAGAGTTTGGGGCTGTGTTTGACCAGCTGATTGCTGAACAGACTGGTGAGAAAAAAGAG GTTGCAGATCTGAGCATGGGAGACCTGCTTTTGCACACCACCGTGATCTGGCTGAACCCGCCGGCCTCGCTAGGCAAGTGGAAAAAGGAACCAGAGTTGGCAGCATTCG tcttCAAAACTGCTGTGGTCCTTGTGTATAAAGATGGTTccaaacagaagaagaaactt GTAGGATCGCACAGGCTTTCCATTTATGAGGACTGGGACCCCTTCAGATTTCGACACATGATCCCCACGGAAGCGCTGCAGGTTCGAGCTTTGGCGAGTGCAG atgCAGAGGCAAATGCCGTGTGTGAAATTGTCCATGTAAAATCCGAGTCTGAAGGGAGGCCGGAGAGGGTCTTCCACTTGTGCTGCAG ctccCCAGAGAGCCGAAAGGATTTCCTAAAGGCTGTGCATTCAATCCTGCGCGATAAGCACAGAAGACAGCTCCTCAAAACCGAGAGCCTTCCCTCATCCCAGCAATATGTCCCTTTTGGAGGCAAAAGATTGTGTGCACTGAAGGGGGCCAGGCCGGCCATGAGCAGGGCAG tgtctGCCCCAAGCAAGTCTcttgggaggaggaggcggcggctGGCTCGAAACAGGTTTACCATTGATTCTGATGCCGTCTCCGCAAGCAGCCTGGAGAAAGAGTCCCAGCAGCCCCCCGGTGGTGGGGACACTGACCGATGGGTAGAGGAGCAGTTTGATCTTGCTCAGTATGAGGAGCAAGATGACATCAAGGAGACAGACATCCTCAGTGACGATGATGAGTTCTGTGAGTCCGTGAAGGGCGCCTCAGTGGACAGAGACCTGCAGGAGCGGCTTCAGGCCACCTCCATCAGTCAGCGGGAAAGAGGCCGGAAAACCCTGGATAGTCACGCGTCCCGCATGGCACAGCTCAAGAAGCAAGCTGCCCTGTCGGGGATCAATGGAGGCCTGGAGAGCGCAAGCGAGGAAGTCATTTGGGTTAGGCGCGAAGACTTTGCCCCCTCCAGGAAACTGAACACTGAGATCTGA